The following are encoded in a window of Myxococcota bacterium genomic DNA:
- a CDS encoding LLM class flavin-dependent oxidoreductase, whose product MPVALPAVSLAAVPGRRRATLELAREIERRGFSGIYCPSFGDGVGLCEALALATERISFGTSIANIYLRHVVDYAQTASLIHELSGGRFAFGVGVSHGPALDRLSVKAGPPLRDMRAFVAGLRGAPRTGELPPIVLATLRKKMIALAAEVADGIVFANAARSHMNESLAVLSPAKAGDPKFFVGNMIPTCISDDERAAAAVNRKTLIGYVSLPNYRNYWREAGYQEEMDAIEKAITAKAFDDVPKLMSDRWLSDVTLYGSERRVREGLEAWYEAGVRTPILVPSSTAGNQLKAFEELFACLS is encoded by the coding sequence ATGCCCGTTGCGCTTCCCGCCGTGAGCCTGGCCGCCGTTCCTGGACGCCGCAGGGCCACGCTCGAGCTCGCCCGTGAGATCGAGCGCCGCGGCTTTAGTGGCATCTACTGCCCGAGCTTCGGCGACGGCGTGGGTCTCTGCGAGGCACTCGCGCTCGCAACCGAGCGGATTTCCTTCGGAACCAGCATCGCGAACATCTATCTCCGCCACGTCGTGGACTACGCGCAGACGGCGTCCCTGATCCACGAGCTCTCGGGCGGGCGCTTCGCGTTCGGCGTGGGCGTATCTCACGGCCCGGCGCTAGACCGGCTGTCCGTGAAGGCCGGGCCGCCTCTGCGCGACATGCGCGCGTTCGTGGCCGGGCTGCGCGGGGCGCCGCGCACGGGCGAACTCCCGCCGATCGTCCTCGCCACGCTACGCAAGAAGATGATCGCGCTCGCTGCAGAGGTCGCCGACGGGATCGTGTTCGCAAATGCGGCACGGTCGCACATGAACGAGTCACTCGCGGTCCTTTCGCCCGCGAAGGCCGGTGACCCGAAGTTCTTCGTGGGCAACATGATCCCCACGTGCATCTCCGACGACGAGCGGGCCGCTGCCGCGGTCAACCGGAAGACCCTGATCGGCTACGTGTCACTTCCGAACTACCGCAACTACTGGCGCGAGGCCGGATACCAGGAAGAGATGGACGCGATCGAGAAGGCGATCACGGCCAAGGCGTTCGACGACGTGCCGAAGCTGATGAGTGACCGCTGGCTGTCCGACGTCACGCTCTACGGCTCCGAGCGCCGCGTGCGCGAAGGGCTCGAGGCCTGGTACGAGGCCGGCGTGCGCACGCCGATCCTGGTGCCGTCGTCTACGGCGGGCAATCAGCTGAAGGCATTCGAAGAGCTCTTCGCCTGTTTGTCCTGA
- a CDS encoding FAD-dependent oxidoreductase, with protein sequence MRVAVLGGGVAGLACAYYLARNGHTPLVLEPSGALGQLGSPIVHEGLRIDRFSNPLRNSDTALCGLLADLGGLGRVAWRPTRSAISKDGVFYPVSSASDLLRTAGLMGLPSMDWLRAGIGLAYATQFKRYALNLHAVPAGDWLSSVFGKRVYENWWRPFLEVRFGAYAEEIPAYWVWRQLNAYQAGRREVFGYLRGGIGWLGERLRRAIEARGGEVRLHAEVSGVETGGTHALVEVDGAERRVDAVVATLPPGELAKLAGGQLARELPSLDVPYQGRVTALVILQRRLGEYYQTAFMDRDLPFQRTVEATHVVPSESLGGRHLLYVRNECGPHTDAFKLPDDVVRKQALDSLRTWFPGFDARDVEAVHVSHNDAAEPITLVGNLRRTLPTRLSNTRVFLCTSAQAYPRPVGWDTEVTLARETAAAVAACS encoded by the coding sequence ATGAGGGTCGCGGTTCTGGGCGGTGGAGTCGCGGGGCTCGCGTGCGCGTACTATCTCGCGCGCAACGGGCACACTCCGCTCGTGCTCGAGCCCTCGGGAGCGCTCGGCCAGCTCGGCTCGCCGATTGTGCACGAGGGACTGCGCATCGACCGATTCTCGAATCCGCTGCGCAACAGTGACACGGCGCTGTGCGGGCTGCTCGCGGATCTCGGCGGCCTGGGCCGCGTGGCGTGGCGGCCGACGCGCTCGGCGATCTCGAAGGACGGCGTCTTCTACCCGGTGAGCTCGGCGAGTGACCTGCTGCGCACCGCGGGCTTGATGGGCCTGCCGAGCATGGACTGGCTGCGCGCGGGCATCGGCCTGGCCTACGCCACCCAGTTCAAGCGCTACGCGCTGAACCTGCACGCGGTGCCCGCGGGCGACTGGCTGAGCTCGGTGTTCGGCAAGCGCGTCTACGAGAACTGGTGGCGGCCGTTCCTCGAGGTGCGCTTCGGCGCCTACGCCGAGGAGATCCCCGCGTACTGGGTCTGGCGCCAGCTCAACGCCTACCAGGCCGGGCGCCGCGAGGTATTCGGCTATCTGCGGGGCGGCATCGGCTGGCTGGGCGAGCGTCTGCGGCGTGCGATCGAGGCGCGCGGCGGCGAGGTGCGGCTGCACGCCGAGGTCTCGGGCGTCGAGACGGGCGGCACGCACGCGCTGGTCGAGGTCGACGGCGCGGAGCGGCGCGTCGACGCGGTGGTGGCCACGCTGCCCCCGGGCGAGCTGGCGAAGCTCGCGGGCGGCCAGCTGGCGCGCGAGCTGCCGAGCCTGGACGTGCCCTACCAGGGCCGAGTCACTGCGCTCGTGATCCTGCAGCGCCGGCTGGGCGAGTACTACCAGACCGCGTTCATGGACCGCGACCTGCCGTTCCAGCGCACGGTCGAGGCCACGCACGTGGTGCCGTCGGAGTCACTCGGCGGGCGGCACCTCTTGTACGTGCGGAACGAGTGCGGCCCGCACACCGACGCGTTCAAGCTGCCGGACGACGTCGTGCGCAAGCAGGCGCTCGACAGCCTGCGCACCTGGTTCCCCGGCTTCGACGCCCGCGACGTCGAGGCCGTGCACGTGTCCCACAACGACGCCGCGGAGCCGATCACGCTGGTCGGCAACCTGCGGCGCACCCTCCCGACCCGCCTCTCCAACACGCGCGTGTTCCTGTGCACCTCGGCACAGGCCTACCCGCGGCCGGTCGGCTGGGACACCGAAGTCACCCTGGCCCGCGAGACGGCCGCCGCCGTCGCCGCCTGCAGCTGA
- a CDS encoding Gfo/Idh/MocA family oxidoreductase encodes MSAVSLKTLALVGHGAAARDWLATLTELPELELAACVDPDPVQRAPLAARGLRTFESVAELLADGRATDVAILCTPPAVRLETAEPLLRAGVDVLIEPPLATVPDHADRIAELAERIDRVALTIGRFRADPGVARAAERIREGEIGRLCALEVSLGEKRDARAGWRGDPALSGGGVWLELGGDALEIAETLAGPLRRIHMTHSASAQGGEVEDEVRVETDHGAGLFASLTLSWNPSAARPIARCIGDRGEISVGWAQTSLVREDGSRSVLAGAHDPHAARVAVLREFLRERRSSEHRVDPGAQSLAWLHAAYRSASTGRFELA; translated from the coding sequence ATGTCGGCCGTTTCGCTCAAGACACTCGCGCTGGTCGGCCATGGCGCCGCGGCGCGTGACTGGCTCGCCACCCTGACCGAGCTGCCCGAGCTCGAGCTCGCGGCGTGCGTCGATCCGGACCCGGTGCAGCGCGCGCCGCTCGCGGCGCGCGGCCTGCGCACGTTCGAGAGCGTGGCGGAGCTGCTCGCGGACGGCCGCGCGACCGACGTCGCGATCCTGTGCACCCCGCCCGCGGTCCGGCTCGAGACCGCCGAGCCCCTGCTGCGCGCGGGCGTGGACGTGCTGATCGAGCCGCCGCTCGCCACCGTGCCCGACCACGCCGACCGGATCGCCGAGCTCGCCGAGCGCATCGACCGGGTGGCGCTCACGATCGGCCGCTTCCGCGCCGACCCGGGCGTGGCGCGCGCGGCCGAGCGCATCCGCGAAGGTGAGATCGGCCGGCTGTGCGCGCTCGAGGTGTCGCTGGGCGAGAAGCGCGATGCGCGCGCCGGCTGGCGCGGCGACCCCGCGCTGTCGGGCGGCGGCGTGTGGCTCGAGCTGGGCGGCGACGCGCTCGAGATCGCAGAGACACTCGCGGGCCCGCTGCGCCGCATCCACATGACGCACAGCGCCTCGGCGCAGGGCGGCGAGGTCGAGGACGAGGTGCGCGTCGAGACCGACCACGGCGCGGGCCTGTTCGCCAGCCTCACGCTGTCCTGGAACCCGTCGGCGGCGCGGCCGATCGCGCGCTGCATCGGCGACCGCGGCGAGATCTCGGTCGGCTGGGCGCAGACCTCGCTCGTGCGCGAAGACGGCAGCCGCAGCGTGCTGGCGGGCGCGCACGATCCGCACGCCGCACGCGTGGCCGTGCTACGCGAGTTCCTGCGCGAGCGGCGCAGCAGCGAGCACCGCGTCGACCCGGGCGCGCAGTCACTCGCCTGGCTGCACGCCGCCTACCGGAGCGCGAGCACGGGCCGCTTCGAGCTGGCCTGA
- the gloA gene encoding lactoylglutathione lyase yields MRMLHTMLRVGDLERSLAFYTGPLGMKLLRRTDFPGGRFTLAFVGYGDESDHTVLELTHNWDTKSYDLGAGYGHIALGVPDVYATCAQLKEQGVKVTREPGPMKHGTTVIAFIEDPDGYKVELIQGR; encoded by the coding sequence ATGAGGATGCTGCACACGATGCTGCGCGTGGGCGACCTGGAGCGCTCGCTCGCGTTCTACACCGGGCCGCTCGGCATGAAGCTCCTGCGCCGCACCGACTTCCCGGGCGGCCGCTTCACGCTGGCGTTCGTGGGCTACGGCGACGAGTCGGATCACACCGTGCTCGAGCTGACCCACAACTGGGACACAAAGAGCTACGACCTGGGCGCGGGCTACGGGCACATCGCCCTGGGCGTGCCCGACGTGTACGCGACCTGCGCACAGCTGAAGGAGCAGGGCGTCAAGGTGACTCGCGAGCCCGGCCCGATGAAGCACGGCACCACCGTGATCGCGTTCATCGAGGACCCGGACGGCTACAAGGTCGAGCTGATCCAGGGCCGCTAG
- the ispG gene encoding (E)-4-hydroxy-3-methylbut-2-enyl-diphosphate synthase: protein MSQTTPRNATRAVRAGPVQIGGGAAISVQSMCATHTQEVERTVEQVERLAKSGAALVRVAVDSKADAEALAEIHQRTSVPIVVDLQEHYRLAPLVAPHVAKLRYNPGHLHHHERDKKMRDKVKWIADVAGRAGCALRVGVNCGSVAPEYAERFPNDSIDAIVACAVDHCGMLDELGFHNFVVSIKDSDPANVIAANERFAHERPDVPIHLGVTEAGMLPNGEIKTRIAFEQLIARGIGDTIRVSLTLPNDRKHEEVVIGHKILADIAEGRFRSVPVLQGLNIISCPSCSRVENEAFVDLAERVREMTAYAASHDVTIAVMGCRVNGPGETDDADLGLWCGPRHVNMKRGGEKVGSFGYDEVLVRLRQELDDVIAKKAARA from the coding sequence GTGAGCCAAACCACCCCGCGAAACGCCACGCGCGCCGTCCGCGCCGGTCCGGTCCAAATCGGCGGCGGCGCTGCGATTTCCGTCCAGAGCATGTGCGCCACCCACACCCAGGAGGTGGAGCGCACGGTCGAGCAGGTCGAGCGCCTGGCCAAGTCCGGCGCGGCGCTGGTGCGCGTCGCCGTCGACAGCAAGGCCGACGCCGAGGCGCTGGCCGAGATCCACCAGCGCACGTCCGTTCCGATCGTGGTCGACTTACAGGAGCACTACCGGCTCGCGCCGCTGGTCGCTCCGCACGTGGCGAAGCTCCGCTACAACCCGGGTCACCTCCACCACCACGAGCGCGACAAGAAGATGCGCGACAAGGTCAAGTGGATCGCCGACGTCGCGGGTCGAGCCGGCTGCGCGCTGCGCGTGGGCGTGAACTGCGGCTCGGTGGCGCCCGAGTACGCCGAGCGCTTCCCGAATGACTCGATCGACGCGATCGTCGCCTGCGCCGTGGATCACTGCGGCATGCTCGACGAGCTCGGCTTCCACAACTTCGTGGTGTCGATCAAGGACTCGGACCCCGCGAACGTGATCGCCGCCAACGAACGCTTCGCGCACGAGCGGCCCGACGTGCCGATCCACCTGGGAGTCACTGAGGCGGGCATGCTGCCCAACGGCGAGATCAAGACGCGCATCGCCTTCGAGCAGCTGATCGCGCGCGGCATCGGCGACACCATCCGCGTGTCACTCACGCTGCCCAACGACCGCAAGCACGAAGAGGTCGTGATCGGCCACAAGATCCTGGCCGACATCGCCGAAGGCCGCTTCCGCTCCGTGCCCGTGCTGCAGGGCCTCAACATCATCTCGTGCCCGTCGTGCTCGCGCGTCGAGAACGAGGCGTTCGTGGACCTGGCCGAGAGGGTGCGCGAGATGACCGCCTACGCCGCGAGTCACGACGTCACCATCGCGGTCATGGGCTGCCGCGTGAACGGCCCGGGCGAGACGGACGACGCGGACCTCGGCCTGTGGTGCGGCCCGCGCCACGTGAACATGAAGCGGGGCGGCGAGAAGGTCGGCTCGTTCGGCTACGACGAGGTGCTCGTGCGCCTGCGCCAGGAGCTCGACGACGTGATCGCGAAGAAGGCGGCGCGCGCATGA